Proteins encoded in a region of the Sphingomonas sp. OV641 genome:
- a CDS encoding flagellin produces the protein MGMSVNTNVGAMAALQSLSETNRGLATTQSRINTGLDVASAKDDSAKYTIAQKLRGDMGELKAVGSSLSRAKSTTDVAIAGAEQVSDLLNQMKAKAKEASDTGIDANSRTAIAKDLTALKEQVNTIIDSSGFNGTNLLKTDTGTTGKVSALQSMGSTSTTGTLEVANQDFTTKSTTALGAAGAAITLADGAAADTLKGLIDTFASEVSTSLSSLGSASRKIDGQMQFNSKLSDVIEAGVGNLVDADLAKESAKLQALQVKQQLGVQALSIANQAPQSITSLFR, from the coding sequence ATGGGTATGTCCGTTAACACCAACGTCGGCGCAATGGCGGCTCTTCAGAGCCTGTCCGAAACCAACCGCGGCCTGGCGACCACGCAGAGCCGGATCAACACCGGCCTCGATGTCGCCTCCGCCAAGGACGATTCGGCCAAGTACACCATCGCGCAGAAGCTGCGTGGCGACATGGGCGAGTTGAAGGCCGTCGGCTCGTCGCTCAGCCGTGCCAAGAGCACGACTGACGTGGCGATCGCTGGTGCCGAGCAGGTCTCCGACCTTCTCAACCAGATGAAGGCGAAGGCGAAGGAAGCGTCGGATACTGGCATTGATGCCAATAGCCGTACGGCGATCGCGAAGGACCTAACTGCGCTCAAGGAGCAGGTCAACACGATCATCGACTCCTCAGGCTTCAACGGCACGAACCTGCTGAAGACCGACACCGGCACCACCGGCAAGGTCTCGGCGCTGCAGTCGATGGGCTCGACCTCGACGACCGGCACTCTTGAAGTGGCCAATCAGGATTTCACCACGAAGTCCACCACTGCTCTGGGTGCCGCCGGTGCGGCCATCACGCTGGCGGACGGCGCTGCCGCCGACACGCTGAAGGGTCTCATTGACACCTTTGCCAGCGAAGTGAGCACGAGCCTCAGCTCGCTGGGTTCGGCTTCGCGCAAGATCGACGGTCAGATGCAGTTCAACAGCAAGCTGTCCGACGTCATCGAGGCAGGCGTTGGCAACCTTGTCGACGCCGACCTGGCCAAGGAGTCCGCGAAGCTCCAGGCGCTGCAGGTGAAGCAGCAGCTGGGCGTTCAGGCCCTGTCGATTGCGAATCAGGCGCCGCAGTCGATCACGTCGCTGTTCCGTTAA
- the flgH gene encoding flagellar basal body L-ring protein FlgH: protein MKTNVLLLLAAASTLSGCGAAGRLANVGRAPKFTAAEPMTAPYLERSIGTRTAPDRGIGASAPAMVAAAPPAQSASLFRTGAGAFFRDQRAARVGDILTIRVNIADKADIGNNTSRSRTGSENSGVAALLGVENLITKVLPGDNDPASLVKTNSTSQNSGSGTSSRSETINMTLAAVVTDVLPNGNLMVRGRQEVRVNFEMRELIVSGVVRPEDIARDNSIRHSQIAEARISYGGRGQLTDAQQARWGQQIYDALFPF from the coding sequence ATGAAGACCAACGTCCTGCTGTTGCTGGCTGCTGCCAGCACGCTTTCGGGCTGCGGTGCAGCCGGTCGCCTCGCCAATGTCGGCCGCGCGCCCAAGTTCACCGCAGCCGAACCGATGACTGCGCCCTATCTGGAACGGTCCATCGGCACGCGCACGGCTCCCGACCGTGGCATCGGCGCGTCTGCCCCGGCGATGGTTGCGGCAGCCCCGCCAGCGCAGAGCGCATCACTGTTTCGCACGGGAGCCGGCGCCTTCTTCCGAGACCAGCGCGCGGCGCGCGTGGGAGACATCCTGACAATCCGCGTGAACATCGCTGACAAGGCGGACATCGGCAACAACACCTCGCGCTCGCGTACCGGATCGGAAAACAGCGGCGTCGCCGCCCTGCTTGGGGTCGAGAACCTGATCACCAAGGTTCTTCCCGGCGACAATGATCCTGCCAGCCTCGTCAAGACGAACTCGACCTCACAGAACAGCGGCAGCGGGACGAGCAGCCGCAGCGAGACGATCAACATGACGCTCGCTGCCGTCGTCACGGATGTGCTGCCGAACGGTAACCTCATGGTACGCGGCCGCCAGGAGGTGCGGGTGAACTTCGAGATGCGCGAGCTGATCGTGAGTGGCGTCGTTCGGCCGGAGGATATCGCTCGTGACAATAGTATTCGCCACTCCCAGATCGCCGAAGCACGCATCAGCTATGGTGGTCGAGGGCAGTTGACCGATGCGCAACAGGCACGTTGGGGCCAGCAGATCTACGACGCGCTGTTCCCGTTCTAA
- the flgA gene encoding flagellar basal body P-ring formation chaperone FlgA, with the protein MKVARALLGAIGLGGLWIAAAAPLAAAEAIDVPVLARAITRGELLDATDFSAEPRPMVQARGAIAVRDAQGKEALRNLPAGTVVKATDIAPPRLVRRGEPVMIAVRQGALVITTQGKALSSGGAGDLVRVVALSTSRTLDAIVEKSGTVRVAAP; encoded by the coding sequence ATGAAGGTCGCGCGCGCGCTGCTCGGCGCGATCGGGCTCGGTGGCCTCTGGATCGCCGCCGCCGCTCCGCTGGCCGCGGCCGAAGCCATCGACGTGCCGGTGCTCGCCCGCGCCATCACCCGCGGCGAGCTGCTGGACGCGACTGACTTCTCCGCCGAGCCGCGCCCGATGGTGCAGGCACGCGGCGCCATCGCCGTCCGCGATGCGCAAGGGAAGGAAGCGCTGCGAAACCTTCCTGCCGGCACGGTGGTGAAGGCGACGGACATCGCCCCGCCCCGCTTGGTGAGGCGCGGCGAGCCGGTCATGATTGCCGTTCGCCAGGGCGCGCTCGTCATCACCACGCAGGGCAAGGCGCTGTCTAGCGGCGGTGCTGGCGATCTCGTTCGCGTCGTCGCCCTTTCCACCAGCCGTACGCTCGACGCGATCGTCGAGAAGAGCGGCACCGTGCGCGTTGCCGCACCCTGA
- the flgG gene encoding flagellar basal-body rod protein FlgG — protein sequence MRSLSTAGTGMLAQQTNVDVISHNIANMNTTAYKRQRAEFQDLLYQNVSRPGAATGGETKVPTGIQIGAGVKTGGIYRISEQGALQQTENRYDVAVQGRGYFQVTMPSGETAYTRDGSFQLSDQGELVTADGYPVQPGITVPQEAVDVVISKTGEVQVKLAGSPEMQTVGQLQLATFVNEAGLEAQGGNLFLETAASGQATIANPGEPGLGMLTQGFIEASNVNPVSEITALITAQRAYEMNSRVVKTADEMLATTSQLR from the coding sequence ATGCGATCTCTCTCGACTGCCGGCACGGGCATGCTCGCGCAGCAGACCAACGTCGACGTCATTTCCCACAACATCGCCAACATGAACACGACCGCGTACAAGCGTCAGCGCGCCGAGTTCCAGGACCTGCTTTACCAGAATGTCTCGCGTCCCGGCGCGGCCACCGGCGGCGAAACAAAGGTGCCGACCGGCATTCAGATCGGCGCCGGCGTGAAAACCGGCGGCATCTACCGGATCAGCGAGCAGGGCGCCCTTCAGCAGACCGAAAATCGCTACGACGTTGCGGTGCAGGGCCGTGGATATTTTCAGGTCACGATGCCCAGTGGAGAGACCGCTTATACGCGCGACGGCTCCTTCCAGCTGTCGGACCAGGGCGAGCTCGTCACGGCGGATGGCTATCCGGTGCAGCCGGGCATCACCGTTCCGCAGGAAGCGGTGGATGTCGTCATCTCGAAGACCGGCGAGGTTCAGGTTAAGCTCGCCGGCTCGCCGGAGATGCAGACTGTGGGGCAGCTTCAGCTCGCGACATTCGTCAATGAAGCCGGGCTGGAGGCGCAGGGCGGCAATCTGTTCCTCGAGACGGCGGCATCGGGACAGGCGACCATCGCCAACCCTGGGGAGCCAGGCCTTGGCATGCTGACCCAAGGCTTCATCGAGGCGTCCAACGTCAATCCTGTGTCGGAGATCACCGCGCTGATCACCGCGCAGCGCGCCTATGAAATGAACAGCCGCGTCGTGAAGACGGCCGATGAGATGCTGGCGACCACCAGCCAGCTGCGATGA
- a CDS encoding flagellar hook-basal body complex protein produces the protein MDISSYVLLSHEQALRRRLDVAANNMANMSTVGFKREQPVFREYVEPTGDTDVKAARNTSFVLDFGAIHDTAAGSFQPTGNPLDLMIDGPGYLAVETPEGDTAYTRAGFVKVLESGDLATAGGQRILGEGGNPINIPPEMQGRLTLGADGSVIGPDGPLGRIAVTVFDDERALSPRGDGMMTGDGARELPAAETKLKMGGVEGSNVQAIVETTSMVEILRAYQTSMRMSEALNDMRKTAIDKLGRAS, from the coding sequence ATGGATATCTCCTCCTATGTTTTGTTGAGCCATGAGCAGGCTCTGCGGCGTCGATTGGACGTCGCGGCCAACAACATGGCGAACATGAGCACGGTGGGCTTCAAGCGCGAACAGCCGGTGTTCCGCGAATATGTCGAGCCAACCGGCGACACGGATGTAAAGGCCGCACGGAACACCAGCTTCGTGCTCGATTTCGGTGCCATTCACGACACCGCCGCAGGCAGCTTTCAGCCTACGGGCAACCCGCTGGACCTGATGATTGATGGCCCGGGCTATTTGGCGGTCGAAACGCCGGAGGGAGACACCGCTTATACCCGCGCCGGGTTCGTCAAGGTGCTGGAAAGCGGCGATCTCGCGACTGCCGGGGGGCAGCGCATCCTTGGCGAAGGCGGCAACCCGATCAACATCCCGCCCGAGATGCAAGGCCGGCTCACGCTTGGCGCCGATGGCAGCGTGATTGGCCCGGACGGTCCGCTGGGGCGCATCGCCGTGACAGTCTTCGACGACGAGCGGGCGCTGAGCCCGCGCGGCGACGGCATGATGACCGGTGATGGCGCACGTGAGCTGCCCGCCGCCGAAACAAAGCTGAAGATGGGCGGAGTCGAGGGCTCCAATGTCCAGGCGATCGTGGAGACCACGTCGATGGTCGAGATCCTGCGCGCCTACCAGACCAGCATGCGCATGTCCGAGGCACTCAACGACATGCGCAAGACCGCCATCGACAAGCTCGGCCGCGCCAGCTGA